From Endozoicomonas sp. 8E, the proteins below share one genomic window:
- a CDS encoding AAA family ATPase: MDGQIGTGTKKRALDLGLPDDGVAAKIAKLDLASEPKKDVGICSEVRPKLERSPSSERLPARARTVSSTDSPLPKPTHAFDFRFVASDDEVRQLLVDQTCNEGRDVTLISHPNDLSEANLLNRLSISADGRHLLRSGKLFEDSQALTLVLDIRKLSSAELPRFNDLLDPDNPCLFDKVSQKKRPLGEHVALLVLADPAQLKSPGSTDEVPGADFWRRINRPGNTWQFDAQTDNKTDNVLSMAINKVPPLLPELPSVEGTMDDDNTVFIECHLHSHWQQLLLGGPGVDQQGRIQHIPGRLESLRAGQRVILKGANWQDLAFEQTIRQMLAQQCFESNGKLCRLPDDVQFYQMPVGEDELHSLFQTLSRSSDKGFGKGQTPQNPIIINQSNIAQWLSPIAIAPEGYAVPNTCLLEQVRAGGVVTVTSPLTEAHWFRLLGSLQTIGETTGLKPRLRVAHSRQQPKALGLTENDAYSLANNHHLQEKNREQTDINAFIYQQPAHADYHVNRHGEAALVIQVNEQTRLSQLFDNIHITSEQKVHFGRSQSGLQKALTTGNRVVFRGLESNPTLQQLLEPLIVGQPLLVNGQLQAYPKARVTVLWPESVKSPSLVFRLMVAKSELYPEPDLWDINVLKHHIRRAKLPEQALHSLYKAFNTVPGYLCKPLPEMTAGLLNNLILAAQRAQQVDHSSELLPRHWRKAINSVITHGTRQHPAVRDFMKVACWHLLPDKDQAASVDPDQLAAIINSAPRLDRKFVRQNLWPLVRAFDPAVFKGAGLELSYESPFPERREKDFMDRLCAMIAAHGPEEKRDAIAYQLAVDPAATKPWQSLAIRPTRQIKRLQDALACGWQLLSQSGQTRSDAIQALASDCLDIARGEYVTENPHSERIERIENRLSDSLQWSGSGDRPLSAMARDLYHGEMGQEDRETRRLSRLHERLKDSPVIFIEGETGTGKSYFSAKMAKASGQALVISLGPSDSEQTLMKRWQWQQQADGDRSMVQQNQTLMEWVNSKSDKDGGYVGGNYITLVLDEANLAEAGLLASLNGLWEPEPCIYVNGHPVKVSEKHRVILTGNTDHYAGRQLDPTLKEKLPRAFYPRLDQAFLRDRVVEPALLNQLQRHQINDIAHRATRSVMALWQYYQELLPEHEFTPRDLTDICSWVGWYLDRALSKGDTASCEQVNSLIRQSFRDVLGPEISETQQDALSALEIWFAARYKPDNTLRDKVHNHTLPDIQRDFEALTKEIQPEFDTSGSAVRELAQQLGQDLSRCQQAYHHDRKHGGRQATLIEGPAGRGKDATLNLLIKSVKQQAVERGESMPEVFPLNACDCSWDKVREAIQKAKVDGGIVVISEMNLIDSQHLEGELNGILAGDAHPGFHLFATINPPEYSGRKPLSPALKGRFRHLPIRQYNPTELQTIAEKVLPQNAEGKFAAEKLTQLHCRLRADLKRKNLPLQPTSRDLQNVAKAVARGSDFSDNGLHQYLTQHYQLFLMAANISLDKLPESSTLAIGKGVFDSELCEWFNRTLPNIDRPWTIRISHLDSIDEKNHEIRIKARPNNEEVKAEIIRTVARAKWQAYGLPLKPDQSDDMLIQALYRHWQQRWFAHEFRETGVDANSVFPLTEEQEQTLKMSANQPYLQEADQRIGAWNSDAVQLWPAFWHQVSDQLNHRLDDSEKHILKALRKKARVLDRITNYEHLETPQCYSYKVFDIEYPSSVMNRWWVKDINVTAEGDVERPDINDQDIEGFETLTPSHELPETLTSVQTLAKFKTSSKNGQYLLPGLMPDESILALRIQPEMAFTLIRGRYTGLHWLSVPEARADQFIYVTYVVEPREAGKKTPAEAARAGRSTRPDVHCSEGMKEVLNGLFENIADQPSEIRVGLETIKKAKNTKQRIEAITDYCTQFSGETEPENSENFFKFLVTQRQGSCRHRVPVFVAFCRYFGIPCRQIDNPAHSFAEYSADDGQTWTSVDLGGAVAGLTEIKSDSRPIWKVRDSSNVSAKIKDCLQRADFAQQQALAEACGMSLGELNKALASDRAWSATNPGLSSILKNLWQRKDLAGFSMAVSVIESLGTEALACVEKEFKAIAEAARHILSNSDKDQITELLKLLHSKIMDQAGASPHQWSRLIVGILKDSDSSKPSVIHFAYEAMESGWLDPLPTDRDHLMLTPQLNLVLSDLEGVDELKVKAAHCLKKWYQTFYPREKNSQEWQLYYKNIKEDEGDTHAFITDSHDGFSLSLEKSIVDSSLEEAWTDQPEGIPNIERMLAHNPAFVQLTPGKANHRPVIIVGQPQWEDTAIDEKADALFYQKVENSPVLKPLLEKINQYLATKKGQDLYLDQAFENMITQLQHGANNPAKGRAVKELQFIINQACMGIKSKYKSMSTELSTELSPEERTLVDNLKSKCSEAIRQAFMHYLFELTHSKGGSLTCCWSDSCMLGAYSTSTTSTYGAHDPSSPEELDAMMELTNHSISRTTIKDDYLRQAQNASNALLLRTAELTKIAEEFLNSVNLNSLYESLDR, from the coding sequence ATGGATGGTCAGATTGGCACAGGCACAAAAAAACGCGCTCTTGATCTTGGCCTGCCTGATGATGGCGTAGCAGCCAAGATAGCAAAGCTGGATCTAGCGTCAGAGCCAAAGAAGGATGTAGGAATTTGCTCTGAAGTAAGGCCCAAACTGGAGAGATCACCGTCTTCGGAGAGGTTGCCTGCCAGAGCGAGAACTGTATCCTCAACGGACTCCCCCCTGCCAAAGCCCACTCATGCCTTCGATTTTCGTTTTGTCGCCAGTGATGATGAGGTTCGACAGCTTTTGGTTGACCAGACCTGCAATGAAGGCCGGGACGTCACCCTGATTTCCCATCCCAATGACCTTTCTGAGGCTAACCTGCTGAACCGATTGAGCATCTCCGCTGATGGTCGCCACCTTCTGCGTTCGGGCAAGCTCTTTGAAGATTCGCAGGCATTGACCCTGGTGCTGGATATCCGAAAACTCTCCAGCGCTGAACTCCCCCGATTTAACGATCTACTGGACCCGGATAACCCCTGTCTGTTCGACAAAGTCAGCCAGAAGAAACGCCCTCTGGGCGAGCATGTTGCTCTGCTGGTGTTGGCGGACCCTGCACAGCTGAAATCTCCCGGCAGCACAGACGAGGTACCGGGGGCTGATTTCTGGCGGCGAATTAATCGACCGGGCAATACTTGGCAGTTCGATGCTCAGACCGACAATAAAACCGATAATGTCCTATCGATGGCCATCAATAAAGTTCCTCCACTATTGCCTGAATTGCCCAGTGTCGAAGGCACCATGGACGACGACAATACCGTTTTTATTGAGTGTCACTTGCACAGCCACTGGCAACAGTTGCTGCTGGGTGGTCCCGGAGTGGATCAGCAGGGGCGAATCCAGCATATCCCCGGCAGGCTTGAGTCATTGAGAGCCGGACAACGGGTCATTCTGAAAGGAGCCAACTGGCAGGATCTGGCCTTTGAGCAAACAATTCGACAGATGCTGGCGCAACAGTGCTTTGAGAGCAATGGCAAGCTCTGTCGGTTACCCGACGATGTTCAGTTTTATCAAATGCCAGTGGGGGAGGATGAGCTTCATTCACTGTTTCAGACCCTGTCCCGCTCGAGTGACAAAGGGTTTGGTAAAGGGCAGACACCACAAAACCCGATCATTATTAACCAGAGTAATATTGCCCAATGGCTGAGCCCGATTGCCATTGCTCCGGAAGGCTATGCAGTCCCTAACACCTGTCTGCTGGAACAAGTTCGGGCAGGGGGTGTGGTCACCGTAACCTCTCCCCTCACTGAGGCACATTGGTTTCGTTTGCTGGGTTCTCTGCAGACTATTGGCGAGACCACAGGCTTAAAGCCCCGACTTCGGGTAGCTCATTCAAGACAACAGCCGAAAGCTCTGGGACTGACAGAAAACGATGCCTACTCTCTGGCCAATAACCACCATCTACAGGAAAAAAACAGAGAGCAAACCGACATTAATGCCTTCATTTATCAGCAACCTGCCCATGCAGATTATCATGTCAATCGTCACGGTGAAGCAGCTCTTGTCATTCAGGTCAATGAACAGACCCGCTTGAGCCAGCTATTTGATAATATCCATATCACCTCGGAACAAAAGGTACATTTTGGACGCAGTCAGAGTGGCTTGCAGAAGGCATTGACCACTGGCAATCGGGTGGTCTTCCGGGGGCTGGAGAGCAATCCAACCCTTCAACAGCTTCTGGAACCCCTGATTGTCGGGCAACCTCTGCTGGTGAATGGCCAATTACAGGCCTATCCGAAAGCTCGTGTGACAGTACTCTGGCCTGAGTCTGTGAAAAGCCCATCCTTAGTATTTCGTTTGATGGTCGCCAAGAGTGAGCTGTATCCAGAGCCCGACCTCTGGGATATCAATGTCCTCAAGCATCATATCCGCCGGGCAAAACTGCCAGAACAAGCCCTTCACTCACTTTACAAAGCATTCAATACCGTACCTGGCTACCTGTGCAAACCCCTGCCAGAAATGACCGCAGGGTTGTTGAATAACCTGATACTGGCTGCCCAACGAGCTCAGCAGGTTGACCATTCCTCAGAGCTTTTACCCCGCCACTGGCGCAAGGCCATCAATAGTGTCATCACCCATGGTACCCGGCAGCATCCGGCGGTGCGTGATTTTATGAAAGTGGCTTGTTGGCACTTGTTACCGGATAAGGATCAGGCCGCCTCGGTAGACCCGGATCAGTTAGCGGCCATCATCAATAGCGCCCCGCGACTGGATAGAAAGTTTGTCAGGCAGAACCTGTGGCCACTGGTCCGAGCCTTTGACCCGGCAGTGTTTAAAGGTGCCGGATTAGAGCTGTCCTATGAAAGTCCGTTTCCAGAGCGGCGTGAAAAAGACTTTATGGACAGGCTTTGTGCCATGATCGCGGCCCATGGGCCTGAGGAAAAACGAGACGCCATAGCCTATCAGTTGGCAGTCGATCCGGCGGCAACAAAGCCCTGGCAATCCCTGGCCATCAGGCCAACCAGACAGATTAAACGTTTGCAAGATGCTCTGGCTTGTGGCTGGCAGTTACTTTCGCAATCAGGGCAGACCCGATCCGATGCCATTCAGGCTCTGGCCTCCGACTGTTTAGACATTGCCAGAGGAGAATATGTCACAGAGAATCCTCACTCAGAACGCATTGAACGCATAGAAAATCGACTGTCTGATTCACTGCAATGGTCGGGTTCTGGTGATAGGCCATTGTCAGCAATGGCCCGGGATCTTTATCACGGCGAGATGGGTCAGGAGGATCGTGAAACCCGTCGATTATCCCGGCTCCATGAGCGGCTTAAAGACTCTCCCGTTATATTCATCGAGGGAGAAACCGGCACCGGGAAAAGTTACTTTTCAGCGAAGATGGCAAAGGCTTCAGGACAGGCTTTAGTCATTTCCCTCGGACCTTCTGACAGTGAACAGACCCTGATGAAACGCTGGCAGTGGCAACAACAGGCCGACGGCGACCGCTCTATGGTGCAGCAAAACCAGACGCTGATGGAATGGGTCAATAGCAAATCCGACAAAGACGGAGGCTATGTTGGAGGAAACTATATAACCCTGGTGCTGGATGAAGCTAACCTGGCTGAAGCCGGATTGCTGGCGTCATTGAACGGCTTATGGGAACCGGAACCCTGCATCTATGTGAATGGTCATCCTGTCAAGGTCAGCGAAAAACACCGGGTCATTCTCACCGGCAACACCGATCATTATGCCGGGCGTCAGCTGGACCCGACCCTGAAGGAAAAACTGCCCAGGGCTTTTTACCCACGCCTGGATCAGGCTTTCCTTAGAGACAGGGTGGTGGAACCGGCTTTGCTCAATCAGTTACAACGGCATCAAATAAACGACATTGCACACAGGGCCACCAGAAGTGTGATGGCACTGTGGCAATATTATCAGGAGCTGTTGCCCGAGCATGAGTTTACCCCCCGGGATTTAACCGACATCTGCAGCTGGGTGGGTTGGTATCTGGATCGTGCCTTATCCAAAGGCGACACTGCCAGCTGTGAGCAAGTGAACAGTTTGATCCGGCAAAGTTTCCGGGATGTCTTGGGCCCCGAAATCAGCGAGACTCAACAGGATGCCCTTTCAGCACTGGAAATCTGGTTTGCTGCCCGTTACAAACCGGACAACACCCTGCGCGACAAAGTTCATAACCACACCCTGCCAGATATTCAGCGGGACTTCGAAGCATTGACCAAAGAAATCCAACCTGAGTTTGATACTTCCGGATCGGCAGTCCGTGAACTTGCGCAACAGCTTGGGCAGGATTTAAGCCGCTGTCAGCAGGCTTATCATCACGACAGAAAACACGGCGGTCGTCAGGCAACGCTGATTGAAGGCCCGGCCGGACGGGGTAAGGATGCCACGCTGAACCTGCTGATCAAAAGTGTCAAACAGCAAGCTGTAGAACGGGGAGAATCCATGCCAGAGGTCTTTCCCCTGAATGCCTGTGATTGTTCCTGGGACAAAGTGCGTGAAGCGATCCAGAAGGCAAAAGTCGATGGCGGCATCGTGGTGATTTCGGAAATGAATCTGATCGACAGCCAGCATCTGGAAGGTGAGTTAAACGGTATTCTGGCCGGTGACGCGCATCCGGGTTTTCATCTCTTCGCCACCATCAACCCACCTGAATACAGCGGTCGAAAACCCTTATCACCGGCGCTGAAAGGACGTTTCAGACATTTGCCGATCCGGCAGTACAACCCGACCGAATTACAGACCATTGCCGAAAAAGTGTTGCCACAGAACGCGGAGGGGAAATTCGCGGCTGAAAAGCTGACTCAGCTACATTGTCGATTGAGGGCAGACCTGAAACGGAAAAACCTGCCGTTACAGCCCACCAGCCGTGATTTACAGAATGTCGCAAAGGCTGTTGCCAGAGGGAGCGATTTTAGCGACAACGGACTTCATCAATACCTCACTCAGCACTACCAGCTTTTCCTGATGGCCGCCAATATATCACTGGACAAACTGCCAGAGTCATCAACTCTTGCCATCGGTAAAGGCGTGTTTGATTCCGAACTTTGCGAATGGTTCAACCGAACATTACCCAACATTGATCGTCCCTGGACGATACGAATCAGTCACCTCGACAGTATTGATGAAAAAAACCATGAAATTCGTATTAAGGCTCGTCCGAATAACGAAGAAGTCAAAGCTGAAATCATCAGGACGGTGGCTCGGGCCAAATGGCAGGCATACGGTCTTCCCCTGAAGCCGGATCAGTCGGACGATATGCTCATCCAGGCACTTTACCGACACTGGCAACAACGCTGGTTTGCTCATGAGTTTCGCGAGACGGGCGTGGATGCCAATAGCGTCTTTCCCCTGACGGAAGAACAGGAACAAACACTGAAAATGTCTGCCAACCAGCCTTATCTTCAGGAAGCTGATCAACGGATAGGGGCATGGAATTCCGACGCAGTTCAATTGTGGCCCGCGTTTTGGCACCAGGTAAGTGATCAGCTGAACCACAGGCTTGACGATTCTGAAAAACACATCCTGAAAGCCCTCAGGAAAAAGGCCAGGGTGTTGGACCGGATAACTAACTATGAGCATCTGGAGACGCCACAGTGTTATAGCTATAAAGTTTTTGATATCGAGTACCCTTCATCCGTGATGAATCGCTGGTGGGTAAAGGATATTAATGTGACTGCCGAGGGTGATGTCGAACGGCCCGATATCAATGATCAGGACATTGAAGGGTTTGAAACCCTCACACCGTCGCACGAACTGCCAGAGACATTAACCAGCGTTCAAACACTGGCGAAATTTAAAACGTCATCGAAGAATGGTCAGTATCTATTGCCCGGCCTGATGCCTGACGAGTCTATCCTGGCTCTGCGTATACAACCCGAGATGGCATTTACCCTGATCAGGGGCCGATATACCGGGCTTCACTGGCTGTCGGTTCCAGAGGCCAGAGCCGATCAGTTTATTTACGTGACTTACGTCGTAGAACCGAGAGAAGCGGGCAAAAAAACACCGGCCGAAGCAGCCCGGGCAGGACGATCAACACGGCCTGACGTCCACTGTTCAGAGGGTATGAAAGAGGTACTGAATGGATTGTTTGAGAACATTGCCGATCAGCCATCTGAAATACGGGTGGGCTTGGAGACAATAAAAAAAGCTAAAAACACAAAGCAACGTATTGAGGCGATCACGGACTATTGCACACAGTTTTCCGGCGAGACTGAGCCAGAGAACAGTGAAAATTTCTTTAAATTCCTGGTCACACAGCGACAAGGTAGCTGTCGTCATCGTGTGCCTGTTTTCGTTGCTTTTTGTCGTTATTTCGGGATTCCATGTCGGCAAATCGATAACCCTGCCCACAGCTTTGCTGAGTATTCCGCGGATGACGGTCAAACCTGGACATCGGTGGATTTGGGCGGGGCAGTTGCAGGATTAACAGAAATCAAATCTGACTCCCGGCCCATCTGGAAGGTAAGAGATTCCAGTAATGTGTCAGCGAAGATTAAGGATTGCCTGCAAAGGGCTGATTTTGCGCAACAGCAAGCTCTGGCTGAAGCCTGTGGTATGAGCCTCGGGGAACTGAACAAAGCCCTTGCTTCAGACAGGGCATGGTCAGCAACGAATCCAGGTCTCTCCAGTATTCTGAAGAACCTTTGGCAGAGAAAGGATTTAGCCGGTTTTTCCATGGCTGTCTCAGTGATCGAGTCTCTGGGGACAGAAGCATTGGCCTGCGTCGAGAAAGAATTTAAAGCAATAGCGGAGGCAGCCAGACATATACTGTCCAACAGTGATAAAGATCAGATCACTGAGCTTCTCAAGTTACTCCATTCAAAAATAATGGATCAGGCCGGAGCAAGCCCTCATCAGTGGTCGCGTTTAATAGTGGGCATATTGAAAGACAGTGACTCAAGCAAACCTTCGGTGATTCATTTTGCCTATGAAGCCATGGAATCGGGTTGGCTGGACCCACTGCCGACCGATAGAGATCATCTTATGCTGACCCCGCAACTTAATCTGGTATTGTCGGATCTGGAAGGCGTCGATGAACTGAAGGTTAAAGCCGCCCATTGCCTGAAAAAGTGGTATCAGACGTTTTATCCCAGGGAAAAAAATAGCCAGGAATGGCAGTTGTATTATAAAAACATCAAAGAGGATGAAGGTGATACCCACGCCTTCATCACTGATAGTCATGATGGGTTTTCGTTATCCCTTGAAAAAAGTATTGTCGACTCATCTTTAGAGGAGGCCTGGACGGACCAACCTGAGGGCATTCCCAATATAGAACGAATGCTGGCGCACAATCCAGCATTTGTGCAGTTAACCCCGGGTAAGGCGAACCACCGCCCGGTGATTATCGTAGGGCAACCTCAATGGGAAGACACAGCGATTG